GTGTTTGTgctgttcttgttcttccaTTGCGACGCCACACTAACCGCGTGGTATGTTGTCGCGGCCCTCAGCACTGCACAAGACTTATCACTCACCATTCACAGGGACTACTTTGCTGCTACCGGGGTACTGTTTTCCCTGTCGTGGCTGTATCGACAGGCACGCATCTACTTCGAACACGGTATAAGCCATCACGCCGAGCTAACTATTACTTCCAACGGCTTTATTCGGGTTTCTGTACCGACTAAGGCAACCTGGACCGTCGCCCAGCATTATTTCGTTCGTTTCATGGGACTAAGCCCCCACGCTTTGACGCTTCACCCGTTTACGGCCTGTTCTCTACCGCCCAGGGACGCCAGAGGCGGATTCGACAAATCCGAGCTGGTCTTCTTCATTCGCCCTCGCGGCGGGTTCACGGCTCGACTGGCGCATTACACCGAGTTGCACACAAACACCAAGATGAGAGTCTTGTTAGACGGCCCAtatggtggtgttgatgccaaGGCTATCGATGGTAGCCAACGCATGCTCGTTATCGCTGGTGGATCAGGTGCGGGCTGGGTCCTACCCTTCATCACGGCATATCTAGACCGTCGACTCCAAGCCGGGTCTCCTTCAGATGAAGATCCTGAACAATCACTAAGAGTCATCCTGGTCACTCGAGACATTTTGACTACCACATGgttcgaggaggaggtccaTCATCTGCTGAAGTCACGGCCGGAAGCGTCAGCACACGGGTTTGAAGTCGAAATCTACTACACGGGCTCGGAAGCAAACAAAGAAAACCCAACACAGACGGGGCAATTCTCAAAGGCATTGGATCACCCCGAAAAGGCATCTCAGTCGACGCCTACCCCAGTCATATCGACATCAGACGTAGATGATGGTCAAAAGACTTCACCAGGCCACGAGCCAAGCATCCAACATTTGAAATCAAGGCCTGACTTAGCAGTCAAGGTGGAAGAAGAGGCAAGGTCGAGTGGTGCCGGCCAGTCCCTCGGCGTCTTTGTATGTGGTCCTCTCAGCATGCAGAGCGATGTTTCGGCTGCCGTGGCGCGTGAGCAGCTGAGCATAGCAAAAAGAGGCACTGGTGACATCCTTCTGCATCTGGAACATTTCTCCTGGGCTTAACTTGGGCTTAACTTGGCTGCGAGTGTCTTGCCATCCGGCACAGGGCAATCTCAACAGCACTAGTGAACGTCATTGATTCATGCCAAAAGCAATGGcctatttattcttaatatctaCAATATTATCCATGTAATAATAGCATCACATACTTGCCTGTGACGTTGTGAAAGCATACAGTGTAGCCCGAGAAATCGCGACTCGGGAGTGTTGGAGTTTAGCACCGCCTCGCACTAAGCAGGGTAAAAGACACGAcggcagcctcctccctAAGTGACCAGCACAAAATGAAATATTTACCTAaagaatataagataatttataGAAATGATTCAACACTATTCTTTGCTTAGTTTATTCCTTTATTTGCTCATTATTAGGTTAGGTTACGCCTTTCCGCCATTTGTAGTGCGATTGAAAGCTGTAGGGGGTACAACTACCCGCTCTCGACTCAACGCTCCAACTGGTGATTTCCTCAGCTCGTCCATGGTTGCTACCTAGTTCCAGAAATCAGACCACCGGCTAGCATGGCTCAAGCATGTTGGTGTACTCGGTCAGGGGAGTCAGTCACTGGTCCAGATATGCTTTCTACGTATCATGGCATGCCACTTGAAGGAGCAGAACATCTCCCCCCCTGAACTCAACCGCTAACGAAGTTTCTGTGGCCCTCTCCATCGCCGTGCTTCTTTTCATCCACTGCCTTGGTGGTGTCGTTGCTCTTATAGACCAGGATGAAGCAACCCTTCCAGTAAACCGTTTGCCCTGTGCCATCAATAACGAAGGGAGTTCGCCTGGCGTCTTCGAAAAATGCGTCGTCCTTTGTGAGCTCCCTTACTTCGAGAGACTAGAAGATGATTGGATGAACGGGTCATTTGTTGATGAGGATATACACACCATATTTGGCTCGTAGGACGGAGGGCTAGAATAATCCAAGTCTTCGGCAGTCTCCTTTCAAATGATGGCGGTTCTCACGGGCGGCATAGGTTATCGAAAGCAGTCATGAGAGCATCGAACAAAAGTTGGAAGAGTCTAGGAGAGGCCTGACAGGAAGAGGAGGGCTAGTTAGGTATGAAGTGGGCCGAGCATGGCTGTTTTGTGCCGCTTACCGCTTTTCGCTAGCGTGGCCCGCATATGCCGTGCAGCGCATGGGCTTAGCTAACGAGGGTGGGCTAAGAAGATGGCCTAATTACCTGTCCACCTTTCATGGCTTGGCTTGTGCACGGTGCCGAGAATTGAATTTGACCTGGTTGAGCAACATAGGCAAAGGAACGGTTGATTTCtcgtatttattttactataatatacttgCCCACATACAGTAGCAGAAAGGTAGAACCTAAGCCTAGGCCGCAATGTGCTCGAGCGTGACACTCCATGTCATCGGCATATTCAGCACACAATTTCAAACCCACTCCTGATACCCTAGAGGAATTTTCTTGTGTTGAGTTTCTATTCTAGTCAAGACCCTCTCAATCTAAACCATTTTTCAGTTAGGATTCCGGGTAATTTATGCTATACTTGCCTAATAAGAACCCTCTCATATCCAAACCTTGATCATAAATACCTGTACTGCAGTGCCTCCGGACTTAATGATACTCCGATCTGACAGGTGCAAGGCGCTGTGCCGCTTCACTCACTCGTCCCATGATCTGATCTGCCAGAACTCCCCATTCTACCAACAACGACAAGAAAATGTCTTCAGAGATAGGCATCGAGGAACATCGACAAGACGTTCTGCGCGACTGCTCATACCATCGAACCGACTTTGCTCTGGCTCTTGTCCGCACACGTCCACATAAGATGCAAACCATCGCGCCATTACTCCAAACACATTTCACCACCCCTTCTCCTTTCAAACATGGTCCTCCGTTTAGACTCGGTGTCTTGGATCTCCTTACCCCAGAACTCATCGTCATTatccttctccaactcgaTATCGTATCATATCTTCAGTTTCGCCGTGTCAATAGGCACGCCCGGGTGATTGCAACACATCTTCACGAATACAAGCTCGTTTCCACTCATGGACTCGAGGGCCTGACAGCTGTTTTGCGAACGAAACTAGGCGAATGTTTCACCATCAAAGACCTGTACCGCCCCCTTGTGACATACAGTTGCAAGGTCTGTGGTGATTTTGGATGCTTCCTCTACCTGCCCGACTGCACGCGTTGCTGTCTTCCCTGCCTGAGCGAGGCACCTGAGTTGCGTGTGACGGATGTTTCCCATTTTGTCAGCAAATTCTTCCCGGTTGAGGGATTAACTGAATATCATCAGAGAGAACTGAGGCCAGCTCTTCATCCTGTGCATGGAAAATACTGTCTGCAGCATTACAGAACTGTCCGGACCGGGCAGCAGCTCATGTCGACGCGTCAAGTTGTCGCAAAACTCAGGTCACTCGATGTTTCGGAAAAAGCGATTGAAGCGGCCGTGTACAGAATGGCAGACTGGGAAAGCAACCGGTTCGCATCAGCTGCCATGTATCCCTGGTATAACGCGCAAAGAGGAGAGGCTGACCGTGGTGTCAACTGCAAGGCGATACAATTCTACATCGAGGAAAACATACCACCCCAGCACCTTGGGCCAAAAGGTCACAGGGTGCACCGGGATCAGATATTTTCAAGGGCGGGTTTCCTGCAGCATTTCAAGACTTGCAGTTTTGCGCAGGATCTTTGGGCGAGGAGAGATGACGGGACAGCAGAGAAGGAGTCTCGGTTTATTAGTAATGGGGGTTGTCTGACAAAGAAAGACGAGGATGGAGTTCCTTTTTGAAGCGTGACGACGAGCATGTTTTGTTATCAAGTTGTTTTCGTCTTTTGGTCATGTTTGCCTAGGTGGGTCAGTGACAAACTGACAATGGATGCTGGATGTCGTTTGTAGCGACTAACAACGCCGTCACAAATCAACCATGACCTTTTCGGCCCCTACGATAAGAATGAGATGTATATTATACGTGGAAATAAAATATCCCTCACaatttataatctataaaaacCCTTTTGGCTGGAATGAACCGATTAGGTAGTTGTCATCTTACTCTGTGGTGCCGGTTAGCCGATGACGCTGTGGCCGAGTCGAATCACCTGACGAGCTCATTGCATTCCTTAAGATCCCACTTCATGGCTGAACCcagattcatcatcatctccctTCACTATTTAGTCATCAAAAATGTCGTctgagaaagagagagagcatCTCGCCAACAAGGCCCCGGAGGAGGGCGATGCTCCTCCCGCCTACGAGACTGGCGAACCATCGTCAGCTAGGGAGATTGTCTCCCCGCCCCCGCCTGCCGCGGCTGGGGAATCCTCCAAAGCCTCAATGCGCCCAACGGCAGACGCGCCCTTCAATTTCCCTGAGGATAGTCCCTTGCCCACCTATTCTGAGGCATCTTCGAGCAAGCAGCCACCTATCGCAATCCCCCAAGAGTCCCCGACTCCCACTGCTCCCTTCCTCAATGCCTACCCTCCTGCTCTACTCAGCCATGGCATCACGCAGGAAGCATGGTCTTCTTTCCTGGACACAATTTCTGCTTTTTTGACGGCCAAGGTTGGAGAGCGCGCAATCAACCACGCTGGGgacattgccaagaaggTCGGCCAGCGTCCGACAAGCTATGTCAAGAACGTTGTTTCACACACCAAGAGCGTCGGAAAGAACATTGGCGATAATGCAAAGAGGGGCAACATCATTGGAGCGGCCTTTGGTGTCATTGGCGGTGCCATTTCCATCCCCGTCGGCGCTGCTCTTGGTGCGGTTGGCACGGTGGTGAGCCTTCCAGCGCACACAATCGCTGCCGTGACGAGGAAGCCCAAGACGCCGGCAGAGCGAGCTGTGGCTTATGTCACCGTCGCCAACAAGGACTGGTTCAACAAGCGAGGCCTCCATGCGAGCTTGGTCAACACTGAACAGCTTTCCGAGGTTCTTGGTGTCTCGGTCAAGGCCGTGCTGGAGGCATCTACTGGTGATAAGAGTGGAGGCGCAGAGGGACAGTTGAGTGCTTTGAGAGAGCATATTGCTCATTTGGAGATTCAGGGACCGGGTGTCATTGATCTGGCTGAGGCGACTACGTGGTTGGTCGTGGTGCGTATAGAGGCAACACCAGAGCATCGTGAGTGAGCTTGGGTAGAGCATCGTGACATAGACTCAGTAAGACCAGTCCTTCCTATTAAATATGTAGATGGAGATTCTCAAATATGCTGCACTTTGGCTCATGTTCGAAAATTGGTGTCGCCTTTGCAATGTTACGGCTTCCAACCCTGAATACTTTCCATGACGCAGAACATCACACACAACCCTAACCTCTGAATATGCCCCAATCAGTGTCATTTTCAGCGCTGGCCAGGCTGTGGCCCGTTTACTTCATCCCTAGAATGATTAATAGGCTTCATATCACGATCTCCCTGGGTCATTCCTTTGTTCGACGGCTGACCTAACCCCCCTCACCCACACCAGAGGGTCAAAGGCCACCTCCCCAAGCCTACACCTTCTCTTTGTCTCCCAGAGACAAAGCCCCCCTCCGCTTATCTCGCCGCTCAAGTGTTCAAACCCTACCTCTCGATGTCATCCACCATGAAGCCCCCCAGCAGCGCACTCTTTGCGGGCCTTTCTTCAACCATCAGCGAGATTAGTCGCCTATCAGGCATCCCAGGAGTTGTCATCGGTGTTATAGACAATGGCTAAGTCATTCATCAGGCCTCGTATGGCTTCTGCGACGTGGAGAAACAAATCCCTTGTAACAGAGACAGCACATTCGTCCTCGGTTCCCTAACCGAATCCTTCACTTCCGCTCTACTCGCTCAGTTAGTTCAAGGTCGCTTGAACCGGACCGACCCTTTGAACCAGATCCTGCCCGAGTTTCAAAGAGATCCTCAAGATCTGAGCAGCCATACCACCATCGGGGACCTTCTTTTCCTACGAGGTTCTTGGGCATGTCATCGAAAAGGTTTCCGGCTCATCATACTCCTCGTTCCTTCACGAGCGCCTACTTCGCCCCCTAGGCATGAAGAGAACCTACTTCACCGACCAGACTGAACAAATGGAAAATGAAACCAAGCCCTACGCTACCCTTTCCCACGCTACACCGGTCCGTATCTCGCCTGCTCTCCAGGGAGATCACGTTTTGATGGACCCGGCCGGCGGTGTTCGGAGCTGTGTCTCTGACCTTCTCATCTTTTACAATGCTCTGTTGGATGCTGCTGCCGAAGAACTCGAGCTGGGCACCAAACAGGCGTACACATCCAGGGACCACCCCGTATCGTTCTCTGAGCTCCCGACTATGTGGACAGGCTGGAACATTCTACCAATGCCCCTCGTCCGAGAGCACTCATACTGGTATGGCTGGCTAAGGTCCCAACTACCGCCAGTCCTCGCTCCATCGCGTGGAGATCCAGATCTTAACCTGTTGGTGGGCACTGGAGCTCCGTCTCGTCTCACCATCTGGCACAGCGGTGACATTCCGGGATACCAGACTCATGCAACGCTTTTCCTATAGACTAAGCAGGCAGTCGTAGTGTTGACAAACTCGCTGTCGCTGAATGATGGTTCCAGGTACATCAACGATCTCGTTATCGAGGCTCTGCTTGACAATCTCGACAATGCACACGACTATGTGAAACTGGCGAAAAGGTCGGGAACCTGGCGGTGAAAAGGGTGGGAAGCATTCACAAGGGACTCGTTGACGGTCAAACACGTTCGGAGCCATGCAGACCTCTAGACAGCTATGTCGGGCGCTACTTCAACGCAGTCAAGAATTACTTCATCGACATTGGACTCGACAAGGAAGGCAACCTCTATGTATCGTTCATGGGGAGAAATAGGGACACCTCTGAATTGACGACATACCAGGATGACAGCTTCTTCGGGTTCTTGACGCACAACGAGGCTGCCAAGTTGGCTCGTTATGACGGGCACGGGGAAAACTTTTACATTCTAAGCTTTCGTTGTGCCAGCGGGGACAAGGAGGTTATTGATGCCTTGTCGTGGAAGCATGAGCCGTCACTCAACGGCCTTGGGGAACTGTTCGAACGGCAGCCAGTGCAGGATAATATCTCGGCTAAAATGGTGGCTTCTAAGTTGTGAGATGCGCCCCTGTGGCTGTGGAGGAGTCTCTATACCCCCCAGTGCAGCAGCACAAGACCAGGGCCGTCGAGATGGGGGAGCATGAGCCCACCTCTTGGCTATACGTGGCTCAGTGGTGATGCTAGAAGCTGAGAAACAGTTGGCAATGTTCAAGTAGACTTGAAAGAAATCTGGAAAGGCACTTGTACCAAATGAATACGAAGCAAACACCACCAGGATCCAGGTTTAGGAACCCCCTGTCCCCTCCACCGGTGACTATGTAACGTGTACTACAACATCTGAGTTTGCTATTGCATCAAAGTTCACTTCTTTCATTGAAGACAACATTAATCAGGATCTGGTCGATATGACATTGGTGGTGCTAAGAGACGCTTCCTCAGCCCAGTCTGAGAGATAGCGCCTGGGCGAGAATGGTACAATGGGTGAGTCAAGATATTTCATCAAAGACGAACTCGTGATAGTTAGCAAAGGACTGTCTTTCCTTCTCGTAAACCGGGAATGGACAGAATGATCTGCGCTCTACAGTCAACATCATCGGGAAGGAATTACTCCCCTTCCACAATTTTTAGAAGGCGGCTTGGtcttaagaagctatttcaACGAGAACAGTCCTCGTATCAATTCGGTCAAGACGCTGAGTCACCGTCATTCAAGATCTTGTGAACGGCCGACCCCGCATAACGCCTCTGCGCCCTTAGACTGATCATCGCCGATTTCGGCCGCGGGTTGACTTTTCTCGGATATCATCGCCATTTCTCTTTCATTCCTCCTATCTCTCCCATTGCGTCCTTGAACCCTCATCTCTCTGCACCATGACTCCAAGTCCTCAAGCTATCGGAAGCTATCTCTCATCCCTCTTCGGCCTCTTTGGTAAGGTTGCCGTCGTAACGGGAGGCAGCTCTGGTATCGGGCGGGAAATGGCCATCGCTCTGGGCCGCGCTGGCTGTCGTCTTATTCTTGTTGCTCGACGACCAGGGCCTTTGCAAGAaaccatcaacaagctcgcCGAATACCACGTTGAAGCCACTTCCGTCACGGCAGACTTGGCGGATCGAGCATCTCTGAAGGGCGCGATTGACACCATCACCTCGAGTGTCGGAACTCCAGATATCCTCGTCAACGCTGCCGGAGTAAACGACCGGCCTCACATGAATGATCTCTCCCAAGAAGTATGGGACAACACCATCGCGGCGAACCTTACAGCGCCATTCATCCTCGGCCAAGCATTCGGGCCAAAGATGGCATCAAAAGGATATGGACGCATCATCAACGTCATCAGTCAACAGAGTTTCCGCGCTTACGGCAATAGCGGCGCGTATGGTGCTTCCAAAGGAGGCCTTTTGTCTTTGACGCGGTCTCAAGCAGAGGCTTGGTCTCGACAAGGTGTCCTGTGCAACGCCGTGGCACCAGGGGTGGTGGAAACACCTTTGACTACACCTGTGTTTAGTGATCCCGCAAAGGTTGAGGCTCATGCTGCCCGAACTATGATAGGACGGAATGGTATTCCCAAGGACTTTGCCGGAGTTGCTGTGTACTTGGCCAGCGAGGCGAGCGCTGCGGTGACGGGACAGACTATCTTTGTGGATGGTGGATATTCAGCCACATGATATCAGGGGGACTTGGCTGGCATCCGGGTCGAGGAAACAGAGAGACACCAGTGTAACCTTTAGCTTATCCTC
The window above is part of the Fusarium falciforme chromosome 3, complete sequence genome. Proteins encoded here:
- a CDS encoding FAD-binding FR-type domain-containing protein, which translates into the protein MDKQLQRRATPWLDKPLVFSGNYREYECTFNETSQCDYQEGYWRFWYEADHRYALPTVAFFLASIIVFALVYVAGSLTPRRVQQTRPVTKTKALYRYLSYRTFRIPALDWNSAPIGLLALAGVGTIFFFAMTLGPKPYYWPNTDDVDYGSSPPIATRTGWMALACLPFVIATSAKTNFITLVTGVSHERLQTCHRWISYAFFVLSLIHTFPFIIYNIDKGMMVDMWKTTVFYWTGVVALIAQAWLTFASWGPLRSLCYEWFKFAHFVAALVFVLFLFFHCDATLTAWDYFAATGVLFSLSWLYRQARIYFEHGISHHAELTITSNGFIRVSVPTKATWTVAQHYFVRFMGLSPHALTLHPFTACSLPPRDARGGFDKSELVFFIRPRGGFTARLAHYTELHTNTKMRVLLDGPYGGVDAKAIDGSQRMLVIAGGSGAGWVLPFITAYLDRRLQAGSPSDEDPEQSLRVILVTRDILTTTWFEEEVHHLLKSRPEASAHGFEVEIYYTGSEANKENPTQTGQFSKALDHPEKASQSTPTPVISTSDVDDGQKTSPGHEPSIQHLKSRPDLAVKVEEEARSSGAGQSLGVFVCGPLSMQSDVSAAVAREQLSIAKRGTGDILLHLEHFSWA